A single genomic interval of Lathyrus oleraceus cultivar Zhongwan6 chromosome 7, CAAS_Psat_ZW6_1.0, whole genome shotgun sequence harbors:
- the LOC127106400 gene encoding uncharacterized protein LOC127106400 translates to MYRDVSRCNTYDYGDSVYWDARYIQEGGSFDWYQRYSDLKPFLRHYFPLSSTILMVGCGNAVISEDMVKDGYEEIVNIDISSVAIDMMRRKYEYIPQLKYIKMDVRDMSFFPDESFDGVIDKGTLDSLMCGSDAPISASQMLAEVCRLLKPGGIYMMITYGDPTVRMPHLCKPVYNWKITLYNIPRPGFNKPECSTSSKKSLLEPIPLTETGLLPADWVLEDPDSHFIYVCRKVKDADV, encoded by the exons ATGTACAGAGACGTTTCAAGATGCAACACCTATGATTACGGCGACTCTGTTTATTGGGACGCTCGTTATATCCAAGAAGGTGGTTCCTTTGATTGGTATCAACGTTACTCTGATCTTAAACCCTTTCTTCGTCATTATTTCCCTCTTTCTTCTACCATTCTCATGGTTGGCTGTGGCAATGCTG TTATATCAGAGGATATGGTCAAAGATGGTTATGAGGAAATTGTTAACATTGATATTTCATCGGTTGCCATTGACATGATGAGAAGAAAATATGAGTACATCCCTCAGCTAAAAT ACATAAAGATGGATGTAAGGGATATGAGCTTCTTTCCCGATGAATCTTTTGATGGTGTAATCGATAAAG GAACTCTCGATTCATTAATG TGTGGCTCGGATGCGCCAATTAGTGCTTCTCAGATGCTTGCAGAAGTGTGTAG ACTTCTAAAGCCGGGCGGGATTTATATGATG ATTACGTATGGCGATCCAACAGTAAGGATGCCTCACCTATGCAAACCTGTATACAATTGGAAAATTACATTGTATAATATCC CAAGACCGGGATTTAATAAGCCAGAATGTAGTACTTCATCGAAGAAATCATTGTTGGAACCTATTCCTCTTACTGAAACAGGTTTACTTCCAGCAGATTGGGTTCTGGAAGATCCAGATTCTCACTTTATATATGTTTGTAGAAAGGTAAAGGATGCAGATGTATAG